The nucleotide window CTCTTCGCCAACCATGCCGCTGATCCCGTGAGGCGCCGCCGCGCGCGGCGCGACTGGCTCGCCTCGCTCGCGCTTTACGCAGCTTCGTTCGTGCTGTACGGCAAGGCCTGGCCTGTGCTGCTCGCGGCCATGTACCTGCGAGGACTGTGGCTATCGGTAGCCGATAACCTGCCGCACTACGGGGTCGCGCTCGACGAACCGGGCCGCGCGCGGGACTTTCGCGTGCCGCGCGCTCTGGGCGTGCTGCTGATGAATCATCATCTGCATCGCCAGCATCATCTGCATCCGACGCTGCCGTGGACGGCGCTGCCCGCACTCGCGCACGCCGAAGAGGCCGCAGGCATGGCGTCGCGAGCGGGCTATCTCGCCGCCGCGTTGCGTCAGTTCAAGGGATTGCAGCCGGGCGTCGATCCCGGCTAAGAAGGATGGTGCGAGCGAATGGCGCGCGTGCGCGCGTGCCGCTGCGTGTTGTGCGGCGAGGATGCGGCTTCGTCACTTCGGCGCCGGCGCGCATCGACTCATCGCGAGCCGCCGTGCGTGCGAAGTGGACGGGAATCGTGCGCTACATCAGCGCTGGCAGCGTCTCGACAAGCGCAACGGCCGCGAGCACACCGATCAGCGCGCCGATCACGCGCAGCGTGTTGTGTCTGAATTCCGTCGCGCACGGCACCGCGCCAAGAAAGAGCGCGCCAGCGAGGGCCATCGGGATGATCATCACGAAATCGCCGATCGTGAAATAACCTTCCATGCTCGTCTCCTTATCGTATGGGCGACGAAGGCTCGCAACGGTTGTCGTTCTCGTCGTCATGCCAACGGCATGATGCTGCGGCCCCGGGCCTGAAATCGAGTATAGGTGAGGGCGGCGAGCGTAGCGGCACGCGTGTGCGCCGTGAGGCTCCCCCTGAAGCGCATGCCGCGCCGCAAAAGCCCGCCTGAGGGGGAGTTCCGCGTCGGTGCGATGCGCGCAGGGCTCAAATCGCGAGTCGTCAGAATATTACGGACGCCTTTCGGTTGCAGCAGCGCGCGGCGCACAAGAATACAAGTGCGCACGCTGCGTGCCGCGCCGGGCGATATCGCGGCTCAGGCGGCTCCAGCGCGCTCGCGCGCTCGCAGCTTGAGCGCCAGCGCGAGCCCCGCGACCAGCAGCACGATCACGAGGCCGGCCACGCCGCCCCAGCCTGCCGCAGTCCAGAAGTGCCCGCCGATTGAACCCATCACGCTCGAGCCGAGGTAGTAGGCCAGCAGGTAAAGCGCAGCGGCCTGGCCCTTCGCTTCGCGCGCGAGCCGTCCGACCCAGCCGCTCGCCACCGCATGCCCAGCGAAGAAACCAATCGTCAAGCAGGCGATGCCCGCCGCAATGGCAGTGAGCGGCGCGAACAGCGTGAGCACGACGCCCGTGAGCATCAGCGCGAGACTGGCGATCAGCACGCGACCGCGCCCGAAGGTGTCGGCCATGCGGCCCGACCACGGCGAAGCGACCACGCCGGTCAGGTAGACGAGGAAAATCGCGCCGATCGCCGCTTGGCTCATGTGATAAGGCGGCGCGATCAGCCGGTAGCCGATGTAGTTGTAGAGCGTGACGAAGCTGCCCATCAGCACGAAGCCCATGGCGAACAGCATGGGCAGTCCCGGCCGCGCGAAATGGCGCAATAGCGCCGCGCGGTGATGCGCGAAACCCAGGCCGCTTTTCGGCACGAAGTGGCGCGAGGGCGGCAGGAGTGAGCGGAACGCGAACATGGAGGCAAGCCCGAGCACGCCGATCACGGCGACTGCCGCGCGCCAGCCGAACAGGTCGGTGACGATGCCCGTGATCACGCGCCCGGCCATGCCGCCGATGGCCGTGCCGCCCACGTAAAGGCCCATCGAAAGGCCGAGGCCGTCCGGGTGCATTTCCTCGGCGAGCCAGGCCATGGCCACGGCGGGCACGCCGCCCAGCGCGATGCCCTGGAGCGTGCGCAGCACGAGCAACTGATGCCAGTGCGGCACGAAGGCGGTGGCGAGCGTGAGCAGCGACGAGGCGCACAGTGACGCGGTCATCATGCCGCGCCGGCTCCAGCCTTCAGAGACGAAGCCGGCGACGAAGATCGCGATGGCGAGCGCCGCCGTGGTGAACGAGAGCGAAAGGCTGCTCTGCGCGGGGCTCACGCCGAAGGTTTCGGAGAACGCGGGCAGGAGCGGCTGCACGCAGTAGAGAAGCGAAAAGGTGGCGTAGCCGGCGAACAGCAGCGCGAGGCTCGCACGCCAGAATTCGGGGGTGCCGCGTTCGATGTACGGAACGGCGGAGGGCGCGGAATTGCGCGGGGCGCCCGGTGATGCAGTCACGGCTCGATCTCCAGCAAATTGCAAAGGCGCAACGATACGCCTGTTGGGCGAACGGCGTTGTCGAGCGCCGCAGGCCGGGTGCCCGGCGCTGCCAGGCTTAACCGCGTGGCCGCTTTAGCCCGGTGCCCGCGACGTACCCGGCTGCGCGCTGCGAGCCGCGCTCGGCTCGCTCGCCGAAGCGCCTTGTGGCCCGCTGGCGGGCTGCGCTTTTTGCGCGTCGTCCGGGTGGGCGAGTGCCGCATCGCTCGGCAAATCCGCCGCGCTCCAGCCGCCGCCCAGCGCCTTCACGAGCGCGACGCTCGCTGCCATGCGCCGGCGCGAGATCGCCACGGCCTGGCGTTCGTTGGTGAGCGCCGTGGTTTGCGCGACGACCACGTCGAGGTACGTAATCGCGCCGCTGAGATAGCGATTGTTGATCGTGACGAGCGTGCGCTGCGCGGCGTCCACCGCGCGGTCCTGGGCCGCCGCCTCCTGCTCCAGCACGCGCAGCGCCGCGAGGTTGTCTTCGACGTCGCCGAAGGCGTCGAGCACCGTTTGGCGGTACTGCGCCACGTTCTCGTCGTACTGGGCGCGCGCTTCGTTGCGCACCGCCTCGCGCCCGCCGAAGTCGATCAGCGTGCCCGCGAGCGTCGGTCCGAGCGACCAGAAGCGCGCGGGCGCGACGAGCCACTGGCTGAAGTTGGTCGCCTCCAGGCCGCCCGTGACGGCAAGTATGAGGCTCGGGAAGAACGCCGCCGTCGCCACGCCCACTTGCGCATTCGCGGCGGCCATGCGGCGCTCGGCAGCGGCGATGTCGGGGCGTCGTTCGAGCAGCGTGGAGGGCACGCCTGGCGGGCTCGCGATCGCGCGCACCGTGTAGGCCTCCTTAGGCGCGGCTGCGAGCGTGAACGTGGAAGGCGACTGCCCGATGAGAATCGCAATGGCATGTTCGAGCTGCGCGCGCTGCACGCCGAGATCGATCGCTTGCGCCTCGGTGGTCTGCAACTGCGTTTGCGCCTGGCCCACATCCGCGTCGGTGGCGATGCCGCCCGCGTAGCGATGCTGCGTCAGTTCGAGCGATTCGCGATAGGCCTTGATCGTGTCGTCGAGCAACTGCCGTTCGCGGTCGATGCCGCGCAGCTCGAAGTAGTCGGTCGCGAGTTCGGCCTGCATGGAGAGCAGCACGGCCTGCATGTCGGCGGCGCTCGCCTGCGCATTCGCGCGGGCGGCCTCGACGTTGCGCGCGACGCGGCCCCAGATATCGGGTTCCCATGTCGCGTCGATGCCGACGGCGTAATCGTTGATCGTTTGACCGGCCTTCGACGTGAACAGGACGTTCTGCGAGGTGCGGTAGCGTGAATAGTCGCCGCTCGCCGTCACGAGCGGAAAAAAGCTCGAACGCTGCTGCGCGACGTTCGCGCGCGCCGCGCGAAAGTGCGCCTGTGCGGCCTGCACGTTCTGGTTCGCGCTCTCGACCTGGGCTTCGAGTGCGTCGAGCGTGGGGTCCTCGTAGATCGTCCACCACGCGCCGCGCGACGCGTGGTCCGCGGGCTGCGCAATCGTCCAGCCCGTGCCTTCGAGTTCCTTGAACGTCGCGGCCACGGGCATGGCCGGGCGCACGTAGTCGGGGCCGACCGTGCAGGCGCCGAGCGCCCCAAGCATGGCCAACGTGAGAAGTCGAACGCGTGCGTGCTCCATCATTCGCCCTGCGTTTGCGCGGAATTGCTCGCACCGCTCGCGCCATGTGCCGCACCTGCCTCATGCTCGCCGTGCGGCTGCACGATGCGCACCGGCGTACCGTCGACGATCGCGTCCTGCGGATTGACGATCACGCGCTCATCGCCCGTAAGCCCCGCCGCCACCGCGACGCGCGTGCCGAAGTCGGTGCCGAGCGTGACCTTGACGAGCTTCACGCGGTTTTGCGCATCGACGGTCGCCACCTTCACGCCGTCCGGGCGGAACAGGAAGGCGTTGCCGGGCAGCGTCATCGGCGTGGCCGAGCCGTCGAGCGCGAAGTGGACCTGCGCATAAGCGCCGGGCAGCAACTCGCCGCTGCGGTTGTCCACGTCGACTTCCACGAGCATCGTGCGTTGCTGCGCATCGACCGCGCCCGCCGTGCGCGCGACGATGCCTGGAAAGTGCTTGCCCTGCTCCTCGTTGAGCGTGAGGTACGCATGCTGCTGCACGCGGATCTGCTGCGCGTAAGCCTGCGGCACGTTCGCATACACGCGCAGCCGGTCGGCCTGCGCGAGATGGAACAGTTCCTTCTGCGAGGTGCCGCCGTTGCCCGCGTCGATGAGCGCGCCCACGTCCACGTTGCGTGCGGTGACGATGCCGTCGAAGGGCGCCGTCACGCGTTCGTACGACTGCAGTTGCGAGAGCCGCGAGACGTTGAAGCGCGCGGAATCGAGCGTGGCCTTCTTCGCGAGCATGTCGCCGACTTTTTCGTCGGTGTCCTGTTTGGCCACCGAGCGCGTTTGCAGCATCTGCGTCCAGCGGTCGGCGGTGGTTTTCGCGAGCGCGTAATTGGCTTCGGCATTGGCGAGATCGGCGCGCGCGGCACGCAACTGGTCATCCACTTCGGGCGCGTCGATTTCGGCGAGCAACTGGCCCGCCTTCACGTGCGCGCCGATGTCGAAGTACCACTTGCGCAGATAACCGTTCGTTCGCGCGTAGATCGGCGTGTCGAGAAACGCCTGTACGTTGCCGGGCAACACGAGGTCGAGCGCGCGTGTTGAGCGCTGCGGCGTGACCACCTGCACGGAAAGCGTGCTCGCGGTTTTCGCATCGCGTTCGAGCGCCGCATGCGCGCTGTGGCGCGACCAGATGCCCTGCGCGGCGAGCCCGATCACGACGAGCGCGGCGAGCACGAGGGGCCAGCGCCGCGATTGATGTGGGCGATGCGGCTCTTGCGGCGGGGGCGTTTGCGAATGATTCGTCATGACAGGGTATTCATGATTTGGGCACCACGTTTTCACTGGCGCGCTGGCGGCGCTCGCCGAGCTTGCGGTAGATGAGCGAGAACACCACGGGTACGAAGATCAGCGTGGCGAGCGTGCCCACCGCGAGGCCGCCGATCACGGCGCGCCCGAGCGGCGCGTTCTGCTCGCCGCCTTCGCCAAGGCCGATGGCCATCGGCACCATGCCGATCACCATGGCGAGCGCTGTCATGAGCACCGGGCGAAAACGCGTGTAGCCCGCTTCGATCGCGGCGCGCGCCGCGTCGCCGTGCAGTCGCAACTGCTCGCGCGCGAAGCTGATGACGAGAATGGAGTTCGCCGTGGCAATGCCGATACACATGATCGCGCCCGTGAGCGCGGGAATGGAAAGCGTGGTGTGCGTGAGGAACAGCATCCAGACGATGCCTGCGAGCGCGCCCGGCAACGCGGTGATGATGATGAACGGATCGAGCCACGACTGGAAGTTCACGACGATCAGCAGATATACGAGCACGATCGCGAAGATGAGACCACCGAACAGTCCGGAGAACGAATCGTTCATCGTCTGCACCTGGCCGCGTAGCTGGATGCTCGATGTCTTCGGCAGTTCGCTGCGCGTCTGGTCGATGATCTTCGCGATGTCGTCGGAAACGGCGCCCAGGTCGCGCCCGTCGGCGGTGCCGTAGATGTCGATGGTGGTCTGCGCGTTGTAGTGCGTGACGACCGCGTCGCCCGATACGCGCTGCATGCTCGCGAGCGAGCCGAGGATATTGCTGCGGCCGTTCGCGGTGAGCGGAATGTTGGCGAGCGACTGCAGCGAATCGATCGTGTATTGCGGGGCTTCGGTCACGACGTTGTAGCTCACGCCGTTGATCGGATTGAGCCAGAACGTGGGTGTAGTCTGCTGGCTGCCCGAGAGCGTGATGAGCAGATCGCTTGCCACATCCTTCTGCGTGAAGCCCGCCTGCTGCGCGCGCGTGCGGTCGACGTCGATGAAGATGCGCGGCAGGTCGGAGGGTTGCTGGATGCGCGCGTCGACGAAGCCGGGCACGCCGCGCAAGCGCGACAGCAGCTTCGCCGCGAACGCGCGGTTGCCGGCCACGTCGCGGCCCACGATCTGCACGTCGATGGGCGACGGCATGCCGAAGTTCAGCGTCTGGCTCACGATGTCGGCGGGCAGGAAGGCGAACTGCACGCCCGGGAACTCGTCGTTGAGCGTGCGGCGCAGCAGGCGCACGTAACCGGCGGTGGCGTGGTGATCCTCGTTCAGCGAGATCAGCACGTCGGCGTCCGAGGTGCCGATGGTGCCCGTGTTGCTGTACGAGAGGTTGATGCCCGAAACCGGCAGGCCGATGTTGTCGATGATCGAATGCAGCTCGTCCGGCGGAATCAGCGTGCGCACGCGCTTGTCGATACGATCGACGAGCACGGCGGTTTCCTCCACACGCATGCCGGTTTTCGCGCGCACGTGCAGCGCGATGGTGCCTGCATCGACTTGCGGAAAGAAGTCGCGCCCGAGGAACGGCATGAGCAGCAGCGACGCGCCACAGCAGGCGAGAAACGCCACGACGAACCACACGGGATGCTTCACGCGCGCCGCGAGAAACACGCGATAGCGCTCGCGCAGCCCCTCGAAGCCGCGCTCGAACGCGAGATGCACGCGCATGAACGGATTGCGCGTCGCGCCATGCACGTGATGCAGGTCGGCGGCCTTGTGATGATGGCGCATCAGGTACTTCGCGAGCGTGGGCACGAGCGTACGCGAGAAGAAGTACGAGGCCAGCATCGCGAACACCACGGCTTCCGCGAGCGGGATGAAGAGGTAGTGCGCCACGCCCGTGAGCAGGAACATCGGCACGAACACGATGCAGATGGAGAGCGTGGAGACGAGCGTGGGAATCGCGATCTGCTGCGCGCCGTCGAGAATCGACTGTTCCAGCGTCTTGCCTTGCTCCAGTTGCTGGCTGATGTTCTCAATGGCGACCGTTGCGTCGTCAACGAGAATACCCACCGCGAGCGCGAGCCCGCCGAGCGTCATGATGTTGATCGTCTCGCCGAGCGCCGCGAGCACGATGACCGAGGTGATCATCGAAAGCGGAATCGAGATCGCGATGATGAGCGTGGCGCGCCAGTTGCCGAGAAACAGCAGAATCATGAGCGCCGTGAGCGCCGCGGCGATGAGCGCTTCGCGCAGCACGCCCTGCACCGAGGCGCGCACGAAGAGAGACTGGTCCGCGACCGGATCGATATTGAGCGATGGCGGCACGAGATTGCGCAGCGTCGGCATCATCTCCTTGATGCGATCGACGATTTCGAGCGTGGACGTGTTGCCGCTCTTGTTGATGGTGAGGAGCGAGGCGCGCTGACCGTCCACGCGCACGATGTTGGTTTGCGGCACGTAGCCATCGCGCACGTGCGCCACGTCGCGGATGTAGATCGTGCCGCTTTCCGTGGTTTTCACGGGAATGTCGTTCAAGCCCGCTAAGCTGTCGGGGCTTGCGTTCATCGTCACCGAATATTCGGTGGCGCCTATTTTCGCCGTGCCCGAGGGCAGGATCAGGTTCTGCGCGCTGATGGCGTTCACCACGTCCATGGGCGAGAGATTGTGCTGCTGCAGCGCGCGCTGGTTGATGTCGACCATGATCTGCCGCTGCTTGCCGCCATAGGGCAGCGGGGCGGAGGCGCCCGGCACGGTGGCGAGCTGCGTTTTCAGGAAGTTGTTGCCGTAGTCGAACAACTCCTGCTCGGTGAGCTGCGGCGAGGAGAGCGACAGGCGCAGGATCGGCACCGTCGAGGCGTTGTAGCGCAGGATGAACGGCGGCTGGATGCCCGGCGGCAGCGAGCGCAGCTGCGCCTGCGACAGCGCGGTGACTTCGGCGAGCGCTTCCTGGATATTGGCATGCGGCTGGAAGAAGATCTTCACGACCGCGATGCCGTTGAGCGACGTCGATTCGGTGTGCTCGATATCGTTCACCGCCACGGAAAGGCCGCGCTCGTAGTTGAGCACGATGCGCTTTTCCATTTCGTCGGCGGGCAGGCCCGTGTAGGTCCAGATCACCGAGAGCACCGGGATGTCGATGTTCGGAAAGATGTCCGTGGGCGTGCGCAGAATCGTCAGCGGTCCGACGATCAAGAGCAGCAACGCGAGCACGACGAACGTGTACGGGCGCTTGAGCGCGAGTCGAACGATCCACATGGAACGGCAGGTTCCTTCGCTGGTGGCGGAGTGTGGCTCGCGCGGCTGGTCTGGCCGCGATGGCGAGCGTTTAGGTTATCGGTATCGTGGCCGGCTATTATGGCGTGCGTAAGGTCTTTGCCTGTGCTGCGCCGGGCCTTTGTGGTGCACGGTTGGGACAGGACTATAGCGCCAGTCACCATGCATCAGCGTACTTTTCCAGGGACTGCCCTAGCAAGGGCGCGGAGAATGGGGTTTACCATCTGTTACAGTCAGGCTTTCGTAAGTTGTGTGAACGAGGCAGGGCGCGGTTGTGACGGCGAAAGGCGGTATCTGCACGACGCCTTTGATACACCCCCCTATTTTTTCGCTTTGCTCATGCGCTCAAACAAGCAACAATGGGGATGCCAAGGGTCGGGCCGTGCGTGAGCGCGCGCAAAGAGCGGGTCGCCCGGGGCACGTTTGGATGCGCGCACAACGGTTGGTGCGCATCGGTTTTTTTGTCAGCATGCCGACCGGTCTTCCTTCGAGGGAGCCGGCGAAGGTAGCGAGGTAACGGGGAAACATCATGCAAATCGGTTCTATTGTCCGTACCGTTCATATCGCCGTGCCACAGGGCGCGCGCGGCATCGTGATGCGCATTCTCGGCGACATGGCGATGGTGACCTGGTATGCCGGGGAGCCTGGCTCGTCGGCGCAGCTCAACACCGAGCCCTTTTTTCTCGAAGATCTGATCGATACGGGCGAGCACGTCATGCCCGCCGGCACGCAGATCCACTGAGCCTGGGCCCTGTGACACGTTGACGAGGCGTGCCGCGTCTCGTCGCAGCGTTGCGCGCCGTGCGTTTGTGTTCGTCGTGTTCCTCGTGCCTGTCGTGTCGTCGTGAATACGCCGCGCTCGCAGGCGCTGCCCGCAAGAGGCACAATTGCGGGTATGAATGACGATCCTTCTTTTATCCCGGGCGAGCCTTACGGTCCCGGCGATTCCAGCGAGCAGCAAGCCGCGCCGTACGCGCGCCTGACGCCCGAATGCGTGCTCGACGCCGTCGATGGCGTGCTGATTCCGGCCAACCGCCGCACGGATGGCCGAATGCTCGCGCTCAACAGTTACGAGAATCGCGTGTACCAGGTGGGCGTGGAAGACGGCCCGCCGCTCATCGCCAAGTTCTATCGCCCCGAGCGCTGGAGCGGCGAGGCGATACTCGAAGAGCACGCCTTCGTCGCCGAACTCGCCGCGCGCGAGATTCCAGTTGTGCCCGCGCTCACCCTCGAAGGGCGCACGCTGCACGAGTTCGACGGGTTTCGCTTCTCGCTTTTCGAGCGCCGTGGCGGCCGCGCGCCTGATCTCGACCGCAGCGACACGCTCGAATGGCTGGGCCGTTTCATCGGCCGCATTCACGCCGTGGGCGCGACCGAGCCGTACCAGGCCCGCCCCACGCTCGACATCCAGACCTATGGCTACGAGCCGCGCACGTATCTGCTCGAACAT belongs to Paraburkholderia flagellata and includes:
- a CDS encoding MFS transporter, yielding MTASPGAPRNSAPSAVPYIERGTPEFWRASLALLFAGYATFSLLYCVQPLLPAFSETFGVSPAQSSLSLSFTTAALAIAIFVAGFVSEGWSRRGMMTASLCASSLLTLATAFVPHWHQLLVLRTLQGIALGGVPAVAMAWLAEEMHPDGLGLSMGLYVGGTAIGGMAGRVITGIVTDLFGWRAAVAVIGVLGLASMFAFRSLLPPSRHFVPKSGLGFAHHRAALLRHFARPGLPMLFAMGFVLMGSFVTLYNYIGYRLIAPPYHMSQAAIGAIFLVYLTGVVASPWSGRMADTFGRGRVLIASLALMLTGVVLTLFAPLTAIAAGIACLTIGFFAGHAVASGWVGRLAREAKGQAAALYLLAYYLGSSVMGSIGGHFWTAAGWGGVAGLVIVLLVAGLALALKLRARERAGAA
- a CDS encoding efflux transporter outer membrane subunit, with the translated sequence MMEHARVRLLTLAMLGALGACTVGPDYVRPAMPVAATFKELEGTGWTIAQPADHASRGAWWTIYEDPTLDALEAQVESANQNVQAAQAHFRAARANVAQQRSSFFPLVTASGDYSRYRTSQNVLFTSKAGQTINDYAVGIDATWEPDIWGRVARNVEAARANAQASAADMQAVLLSMQAELATDYFELRGIDRERQLLDDTIKAYRESLELTQHRYAGGIATDADVGQAQTQLQTTEAQAIDLGVQRAQLEHAIAILIGQSPSTFTLAAAPKEAYTVRAIASPPGVPSTLLERRPDIAAAERRMAAANAQVGVATAAFFPSLILAVTGGLEATNFSQWLVAPARFWSLGPTLAGTLIDFGGREAVRNEARAQYDENVAQYRQTVLDAFGDVEDNLAALRVLEQEAAAQDRAVDAAQRTLVTINNRYLSGAITYLDVVVAQTTALTNERQAVAISRRRMAASVALVKALGGGWSAADLPSDAALAHPDDAQKAQPASGPQGASASEPSAARSAQPGTSRAPG
- a CDS encoding efflux RND transporter periplasmic adaptor subunit, producing MTNHSQTPPPQEPHRPHQSRRWPLVLAALVVIGLAAQGIWSRHSAHAALERDAKTASTLSVQVVTPQRSTRALDLVLPGNVQAFLDTPIYARTNGYLRKWYFDIGAHVKAGQLLAEIDAPEVDDQLRAARADLANAEANYALAKTTADRWTQMLQTRSVAKQDTDEKVGDMLAKKATLDSARFNVSRLSQLQSYERVTAPFDGIVTARNVDVGALIDAGNGGTSQKELFHLAQADRLRVYANVPQAYAQQIRVQQHAYLTLNEEQGKHFPGIVARTAGAVDAQQRTMLVEVDVDNRSGELLPGAYAQVHFALDGSATPMTLPGNAFLFRPDGVKVATVDAQNRVKLVKVTLGTDFGTRVAVAAGLTGDERVIVNPQDAIVDGTPVRIVQPHGEHEAGAAHGASGASNSAQTQGE
- a CDS encoding efflux RND transporter permease subunit — translated: MWIVRLALKRPYTFVVLALLLLIVGPLTILRTPTDIFPNIDIPVLSVIWTYTGLPADEMEKRIVLNYERGLSVAVNDIEHTESTSLNGIAVVKIFFQPHANIQEALAEVTALSQAQLRSLPPGIQPPFILRYNASTVPILRLSLSSPQLTEQELFDYGNNFLKTQLATVPGASAPLPYGGKQRQIMVDINQRALQQHNLSPMDVVNAISAQNLILPSGTAKIGATEYSVTMNASPDSLAGLNDIPVKTTESGTIYIRDVAHVRDGYVPQTNIVRVDGQRASLLTINKSGNTSTLEIVDRIKEMMPTLRNLVPPSLNIDPVADQSLFVRASVQGVLREALIAAALTALMILLFLGNWRATLIIAISIPLSMITSVIVLAALGETINIMTLGGLALAVGILVDDATVAIENISQQLEQGKTLEQSILDGAQQIAIPTLVSTLSICIVFVPMFLLTGVAHYLFIPLAEAVVFAMLASYFFSRTLVPTLAKYLMRHHHKAADLHHVHGATRNPFMRVHLAFERGFEGLRERYRVFLAARVKHPVWFVVAFLACCGASLLLMPFLGRDFFPQVDAGTIALHVRAKTGMRVEETAVLVDRIDKRVRTLIPPDELHSIIDNIGLPVSGINLSYSNTGTIGTSDADVLISLNEDHHATAGYVRLLRRTLNDEFPGVQFAFLPADIVSQTLNFGMPSPIDVQIVGRDVAGNRAFAAKLLSRLRGVPGFVDARIQQPSDLPRIFIDVDRTRAQQAGFTQKDVASDLLITLSGSQQTTPTFWLNPINGVSYNVVTEAPQYTIDSLQSLANIPLTANGRSNILGSLASMQRVSGDAVVTHYNAQTTIDIYGTADGRDLGAVSDDIAKIIDQTRSELPKTSSIQLRGQVQTMNDSFSGLFGGLIFAIVLVYLLIVVNFQSWLDPFIIITALPGALAGIVWMLFLTHTTLSIPALTGAIMCIGIATANSILVISFAREQLRLHGDAARAAIEAGYTRFRPVLMTALAMVIGMVPMAIGLGEGGEQNAPLGRAVIGGLAVGTLATLIFVPVVFSLIYRKLGERRQRASENVVPKS
- a CDS encoding serine/threonine protein kinase, whose protein sequence is MAGMNDDPSFIPGEPYGPGDSSEQQAAPYARLTPECVLDAVDGVLIPANRRTDGRMLALNSYENRVYQVGVEDGPPLIAKFYRPERWSGEAILEEHAFVAELAAREIPVVPALTLEGRTLHEFDGFRFSLFERRGGRAPDLDRSDTLEWLGRFIGRIHAVGATEPYQARPTLDIQTYGYEPRTYLLEHAFVPSDVREAWQTVVTLALEGVEAAFERAGDVRSLRLHGDCHPSNVLWTDAGPHFVDFDDSRMGPAIQDLWLLLPGDRAGASRAMADLLAGYEDFCEFEPRELHLVEALRTLRLIHYSAWLARRWHDPAFPAAFPWFNTQRYWEERILELREQIGAMQEGPLWPV